The Channa argus isolate prfri chromosome 14, Channa argus male v1.0, whole genome shotgun sequence genome includes a window with the following:
- the alg3 gene encoding dol-P-Man:Man(5)GlcNAc(2)-PP-Dol alpha-1,3-mannosyltransferase: MAGGVRRKSPGVPSPLWGKLQTLWQDKHLVLFKTEYTLLVVSVLWLLEIGINVWVIQKVAYTEIDWKAYMDEVEGVINGTYDYTQLKGDTGPLVYPAGFVYIFTALYYITNHGVNIRLGQYIFAVFYLITLLLVFRIYNRTKKVPPYVFFFVCCASYRIHSIFVLRLFNDPVAMMLLFAAVNLFIDGYWTLGCAMYSLAVSVKMNVLLFAPGLLFLLMSEFGLIRTIPKLSLCAAIQLLLGVPFLLENPTGYLSRAFDLGRQFMFKWTVNWRFLPEWLFLNRYFHILLLAAHLLTLLLFAFHRWKRPGESIFELLKDPGKRKVPPQKNSVDHIVLILFTSNFIGMCFSRSLHYQFYVWYFHTLPYLLWSGGVKKLAHLLRVLILGLIELSWNTYPSTNSSSAALHVCHFIILLCLWLAPSLSSASAELKEHKSVKDKRQ; the protein is encoded by the exons ATGGCAGGAGGTGTCCGGAGGAAGTCTCCCGGGGTCCCGTCCCCGCTGTGGGGTAAACTTCAGACACTTTGGCAGGACAAACATTTGGTCCTGTTTAAGACTGAATACACGTTACTGGTCGTGTCTGTCTTGTGGCTCCTGGAGATCGGCATCAATGTGTGGGTGATACAAAAAGTAGCAT ACACTGAGATTGATTGGAAAGCCTACATGGATGAAGTAGAGGGTGTCATCAATGGTACCTATGACTACACCCAGCTCAAAGGAGACACAGGACCCTTGGT GTACCCGGCAGGATTTGTCTACATCTTCACAGCTCTGTACTACATCACTAACCATGGGGTGAACATTCGTCTGGGCCAgtacatttttgcagttttctaCCTCATCACACTGCTCCTGGTTTTTAGAATATACAACCGCACTAAGAAG GTTCCGCcctatgtgtttttctttgtgtgttgtgCCTCCTATCGGATTCACTCCATCTTTGTGCTGCGTCTCTTTAATGACCCAGTGGCCATGATGTTGCTGTTCGCAGCAGTCAACCTCTTTATAGATGGATACTGGACACTGGGCTGTGCCATGTACAG tttagcAGTGTCTGTAAAAATGAACGTGCTTCTTTTTGCTCCTGGGCTACTTTTCCTCCTCATGTCTGAGTTTGGTCTTATTAGAACAATCCCGAAACTTTCTCTGTGTGCGGCCATACAG CTTTTGTTGGGGGTTCCTTTCCTCCTGGAAAATCCCACTGGTTATTTGAGTCGGGCTTTTGATCTTGGCCGGCAGTTTATGTTCAAGTGGACAGTAAACTGGCGCTTCCTTCCGGAATGGCTGTTTTTGAACCGTTATTTCCACATACTCCTGCTGGCTGCCCACTTGCTCACCCTGCTGCTCTTTGCTTTTCACCGCTGGAAAAG GCCAGGAGAAAGCATCTTTGAACTCCTCAAGGATCCAGGCAAGAGGAAAGTTCCTCCTCAGAAAAACAGTGTTGAT CATATTGTGCTTATTCTTTTCACCTCTAACTTCATTGGCATGTGCTTTAGTCGTTCTTTGCACTACCAGTTCTATGTTTGGTACTTCCACACGCTACCGTACCTGCTCTGGAGTGGAGGAGTCAAGAAGCTGGCCCACCTGCTCAG GGTCCTGATCCTGGGTCTGATTGAACTTTCGTGGAACACTTACCCCtcaacaaacagcagctcagctgCCCTCCACGTCTGTCACTTTATTATCCTTCTCTGTCTGTGGCTGGCTCCATCCTTATCATCAGCTTCAGCAGAATTAAAAGAACATAAGTCTGTCAAGGACAAACGCCAATGA